Proteins found in one Venturia canescens isolate UGA chromosome 8, ASM1945775v1, whole genome shotgun sequence genomic segment:
- the Not3 gene encoding CCR4-NOT transcription complex subunit 3 isoform X3: MPLRPQCEIDRCLKKVTEGVDTFEDIWQKVHNATNSNQKEKYEADLKKEIKKLQRLRDQIKSWIASGEIKDKSTLLDYRKLIETQMERFKVVERETKTKAYSKEGLGAAQKLDPAQKEREEVSNWLAISIDALNLQLDTFESEIESLLAGKKKRLDKDKQDRMDELKGKLEKHRYHIRKLETLLRMLDNMSVEVDTIKKIKDDVEYYIESSQEPDFEENVYIYDDIIGLDDVELSEVGVSSSATTDNNNSNEIGGTPTSTNSGTSPIPSPPSSSTMHNHSSDSSTDIDKKTKVLYLFEQPVKPAAVRPLLNSSQGSIPTTGSTATIKTNLLSSSTPSKTIPMTPSHSSPSSTSNHVATTNAGNFATVAASHSNSQAIHSTSSKTSSAHSSENGLLSSSSTSSITSSVSQTATPQLQQQQQQPQQQQQQQQQQQQQQQQQQQQILQQPQQQAQQPHNNPIALALQSTVSHGLLHNQPSQNHSIANISNTSIGSGTNNLNTSLTGNNTSTGSSANAINTSNSISGVTSGIGGVGGSGVAASGAGGGSSSGSSVTARENNNQNSNNSEAEMTTPVASSTSPQSSVSSRSSPIPVNSCSPVPSTANGLIPKLPDGMTSSKPIAQQVIVRTAGLDIPQSETNTRNIFEGTKTNSATSEAHIPPLLGVAPLGPVPLQKEHQLQFQMMEAAYYHMPHPSDSERLRSYLPRNLCPTPSYYQQVQLPHSDTVEFFQRLSTETLFFIFYYMEGSKGQYLAAKALKKQSWRFHTKYMMWFQRHEEPKVINEEYEQGTYIYFDYEKWGQRKKEGFTFEYKYLEDRDLN, encoded by the exons ATGCCTCTTCGACCGCAAT GTGAAATAGACAGGTGCCTTAAGAAAGTAACAGAGGGCGTCGACACGTTTGAGGATATCTGGCAAAAAGTTCACAATGCCACTAACAGCAATCAGAAGGAGAAATACGAGGCAGATCTCAAGAAGGAGATCAAAAAGCTTCAGAGGTTACGCGATCAAATTAAAAGTTGGATCGCTTCCGGTGAGATCAAGGACAAAAGCACTCTGTTGGATTATCGAAAGTTAATCGAGACT CAAATGGAGAGGTTCAAGGTGGTGGAAagggaaacaaaaacaaaagctTACTCGAAGGAAGGTTTAGGTGCTGCGCAAAAGCTTGATCCGGCGCAAAAAGAACGAGAAGAAGTCAGTAATTGGCTAGCTATATCGATTGACGCATTGAATCTGCAG CTCGACACTTTCGAGTCGGAAATAGAATCGTTGCTTGCGGGTAAAAAGAAGAGGCTGGACAAGGACAAGCAAGATAGAATGGACGAGTTAAAAGGAAAACTGGAAAAGCATAGATATCATATCCGCAAACTTGAGACATTGTTGCGCATGTTGGACAACATGTCAGTCGAAGTGGACACG ataaaaaaaataaaagatgatGTCGAGTATTACATCGAGTCCTCGCAAGAACCGGATTTCGAGGAAAACGTATACATATACGACGATATTATTGGTTTGGACGATGTTGAATTGTCCGAAGTTGGTGTATCATCGTCAGCAACGACTGACAATAACAATAGCAACGAGATCGGAGGTACGCCGACATCGACGAATTCCGGTACATCGCCAATACCCTCGCCGCCATCGAGTTCCACAATGCACAACCATTCGAGCGATAGTTCAACCGATATCGACAAAAAAACCAAG GTCTTATATTTGTTTGAGCAGCCTGTGAAGCCGGCCGCGGTGAGGCCGCTATTGAATTCGTCGCAAGGGAGCATTCCAACAACGGGAAGCACTGCCACTATAAAAACGAATCTGTTATCGAGCAGCACTCCAAGCAAGACCATTCCCATGACACCTAGCCATAGCTCGCCTAGTTCTACTAGTAATCACGTTGCCACGACAAACGCCGGTAATTTTGCAACGGTAGCTGCCTCGCACAGCAATTCTCAAGCCATCCACTCTACCTCTAGTAAAACGTCGT CAGCTCACAGTAGCGAGAACGGTTTGTTGTCGTCCTCGTCAACGTCGAGCATAACGTCGAGTGTCTCGCAAACAGCGACACCCCAActacagcaacagcagcagcagccacaacaacagcagcagcagcaacaacagcaacaacaacaacaacaacaacaacaacaacaaatacTACAACAGCCACAGCAGCAAGCGCAACAGCCGCACAATAATCCAATAGCCCTGGCGTTGCAAAGTACGGTTAGTCACGGTTTATTGCACAACCAACCGAGCCAGAATCATAGCATCGCGAATATCAGCAATACGAGTATTGGCAGCGGTACGAACAACCTTAATACGAGTTTGACCGGTAACAATACGAGCACCGGTAGCAGCGCCAACGCTATCAATACGAGCAACAGTATAAGCGGAGTTACGAGTGGAATCGGAGGCGTTGGTGGAAGTGGAGTCGCGGCGAGTGGAGCCGGCGGCGGTAGCAGCAGCGGCAGCAGCGTAACCGCGCGCGAAAACAACAATCagaacagcaacaacagcgAAGCCGAAATGACGACGCCCGTCGCCAGCTCAACTTCGCCTCAATCCTCCGTCAGTAGTCGATCTTCACCGATACCCGTTAACTCGTGTTCACCTGTTCCATCCACTGCCAATGGTCTCATACCAAAGCTACCCGATGGCATGACCTCCTCGAAACCAATAGCTCAACAGGTCATCGTACGCACCGCTGGTCTCGATATACCCCAGTCCGAAACGAATACGAGAAACATTTTCGAGGGCACCAAGACAAACAGCGCGACCTCGGAAGCGCACATTCCACCGCTTCTCGGTGTCGCACCGCTCGGACCTGTGCCACTCCAGAAAGAACATCAATTACAGTTTCAAATGATGGAAGCGGCCTACTATCACATGCCACATCCTTCCGATTCCGAGCGACTCAGATCCTATCTACCGAGAAATTTGTGCCCCACACCATCCTATTATCAACAG GTACAATTACCTCACTCCGACACAGTCGAGTTCTTTCAACGTCTTTCTACCGAGACGCTcttcttcatattttattaCATGGAAGGCTCGAAAGGCCAGTACCTTGCTGCCAAAGCGTTAAAGAAGCAAAGCTGGAGGTTTCACACCAAGTATATGATGTGGTTCCAAAGGCACGAAGAGCCCAAAGTCATCAACGAAGAGTATGAGCAG GGTACCTACATCTATTTCGATTACGAAAAATGGGGACAAAGGAAGAAGGAAGGCTTCACTTTTGAGTACAAGTACTTAGAGGACAGAGACCTTAACTAA